One part of the Pecten maximus chromosome 9, xPecMax1.1, whole genome shotgun sequence genome encodes these proteins:
- the LOC117334084 gene encoding uncharacterized protein LOC117334084 isoform X3 — MIYTDATTQSPFAMSSTQLILPKLSLISKSASFSDSTTNNKYGYKTTTSDEAETPESDDDLMFDEKMDSGSSSSLSDSLNNALEMLNSSRLEDAEKQLLKLYQQMQEKPEDNTKILVQVLNGLADVCIRRSRMCRSNPMEWQWLCMHAISLLQYNCEVCDSELEENLDNQDTEWYTEHKLAAEIKCRPLEDSFNRALYNCLKHEGRKFMDPFRSFSFPNTPSTPSLGMFPLSSGNCFSLYPSMHDRLTGKTDNQASVDDMNVGLDWLTKFLEYCHDRIQSKNLGDIFNRLFKRKTSSSLKENNDDTASIMSESSCSSLDWDHGDLQGIDEIDPNSKDSPVPVVDNAFGFELASSDVDEDGWDFFLNDRKHCKFQSVVQVSGNSKGRKESIQNQNLLDVRASDNKYKDKEIISPLHEHSIKLTLAKSYTRLAEKLMLEEEYRKVEVLLEQVMGILDEVMDGTAGMLRFSAKVMKNLGTVKSKQGKSSAGLALLNQALETYRDLQDEESNLEIATALLELGNGYVVGKNNDDGVYDDAISAIREFFEKDFSDSESSNSSPNKSEPSSPQKTAEEEKNIEEAAHCYKEALSLLQCRESDEKDRIVVAKATMRLGDCYFMQKDYDRALECFEKSLTLFRDTTTHGREFVLENAHVMCMLGVSSFMLHIYPRAATVFELALHLVKYASVLSSTYMHGLIISFMGITFYKMKNYHRCVSMCYQAFELFCNMHGSKLPHLPRQKLWMVCQVLYVMGNSYNIISLHQKAIKYLTVARTLMMAAKMRDRRQFMRVLQILGDCHFAQYDYKTALSYYNEALEYGECESQISFDEVFDPNTMSDDMTMHNQLISKSAEAHISMQQYQNAVHYLEQAHDMQEVMGEDIKGDLISTLYQLGHIHSMAGDVDKAIESFAESLEVYREIHKGELGPDMSVTLGNLATMCYVKACVCEDNEGELEMILAAEEHFQNALKLDQNPSVCVKYGNFLYSQGNYDDAIMYLEDALKIEDIDIASDLVYGGLDKVTLPDCLQDEVDTQEEVVLPPSALARYILILSHKYLHQMDLAEKHLFLLLYEALETDIPILYSVLGYSMMEMGLFEEAIWSFGMAISLENEYSLAIDNYCTCLLIWTMRTLQRAIENICLYHGLSCYVYLYW; from the exons ATGCCACAACACAAAGTCCATTCGCAATGTCTTCCACTCAGCTAATTTTACCCAAACTAAGCCTCATCAGCAAATCAGCTTCTTTCTCTGATTCAACAACTAACAACAAGTATGGATACAAGACCACTACATCGGATGAAGCAGAAACACCAGAGTCCGATGATGATTTG ATGTTCGACGAGAAGATGGATTCCGGGAGTTCTTCAAGCCTGTCCGACTCCCTCAATAATGCTCTTGAAATGCTGAACAGTTCTAGGCTTGAAGACGCCGAGAAACAACTTCTAAAACTTTATCAACAGATGCAAGAAAAACCAGAGGACAATACTAAAATCTTAGTACAGGTCTTGAACGGACTCGCTGATGTTTGTATTCGACGAAGTAGAATGTGCAGGTCCAACCCGATGGAGTGGCAATGGCTTTGTATGCATGCGATATCCCTACTTCAGTACAATTGTGAAGTATGCGACTCCGAATTGGAGGAAAACCTTGACAATCAAGACACAGAATGGTACACAGAGCACAAACTAGCTGCAGAAATCAAATGTCGTCCATTAGAAGACAGCTTCAACAGAGCACTGTATAATTGTCTCAAACACGAGGGGAGAAAATTCATGGACCCCTTCCGGTCTTTTTCGTTCCCGAACACTCCAAGTACACCATCTCTTGGAATGTTTCCGCTTTCATCGGGAAATTGCTTTAGTCTGTATCCAAGTATGCACGACCGATTAACAGGAAAAACCGACAACCAAGCCAGCGTGGATGATATGAATGTTGGTCTGGATTGGCTTACAAAATTTTTAGAGTACTGTCACGACAGAATTCAATCCAAGAACTTAGGGGATATTTTCAATAGACTTTTCAAACGTAAAACTTCCTCTTCCCTTAAGGAAAATAATGATGATACTGCAAGTATTATGTCAGAAAGTTCGTGCAGTTCTCTGGACTGGGATCATGGTGATTTACAGGGAATCGATGAAATTGATCCTAATTCCAAAGATTCGCCTGTGCCAGTGGTAGATAACGCATTCGGTTTCGAACTGGCATCGAGTGACGTAGATGAAGATGGCtgggatttttttctgaatgacAGGAAACACTGCAAGTTTCAGAGCGTCGTGCAAGTGTCTGGAAATAGTAAAGGGAGAAAGGAGAGTATACAGAACCAGAACCTGCTGGATGTGCGTGCTTCGGATAATAAGTACAAAGACAAGGAAATCATATCACCTCTTCATGAGCACAGTATAAAACTTACGTTAGCCAAATCCTACACACGGCTTGCAGAGAAGCTTATGTTAGAGGAGGAGTATAGAAAAGTCGAGGTCTTGCTGGAGCAGGTCATGGGAATATTAGATGAGGTCATGGATGGGACAGCTGGTATGTTACGTTTTAGTGCAAAAGTCATGAAAAACCTAGGAACTGTAAAATCAAAACAAGGGAAATCGTCCGCCGGTTTAGCCCTACTAAATCAGGCGCTAGAAACCTACCGTGATCTGCAAGATGAAGAATCCAATTTGGAAATAGCCACCGCCCTTCTAGAACTGGGCAACGGCTATGTGGTGGGCAAAAACAATGACGATGGTGTTTATGACGATGCAATATCTGCCATTCGCGAGTTTTTCGAGAAAGACTTTTCTGATAGTGAAAGCTCAAATTCTAGTCCAAACAAATCTGAGCCTTCGTCTCCACAAAAGACAGCGGAAGAAGAAAAGAACATTGAAGAGGCCGCACATTGCTACAAGGAAGCTCTTTCCCTCCTTCAATGTCGGGAAAGTGACGAAAAGGACAGGATAGTGGTAGCTAAAGCTACCATGAGGTTAGGTGATTGCTATTTCATGCAGAAAGACTATGATAGAGCGTTAGAATGCTTTGAAAAATCACTCACCTTGTTTCGTGACACCACAACTCACGGGAGAgaatttgttttggaaaatgctCATGTGATGTGTATGCTAGGTGTTTCAAGTTTTATGCTGCATATATATCCTAGGGCGGCTACAGTATTTGAACTAGCTCTTCATTTAGTCAAATATGCATCTGTTCTCAGCAGCACTTATATGCACGGACTTATCATATCATTTATGGGCatcacattttacaaaatgaaaaattatcacAGATGTGTCTCCATGTGCTATCAAGCGTTTGAACTTTTCTGCAATATGCACGGCAGCAAACTGCCTCATCTACCAAGGCAGAAGTTATGGATGGTCTGCCAAGTATTGTATGTCATGGGCAACTCGTACAACATTATCTCTCTTCACCAGAAAGCCATCAAATATCTTACGGTTGCACGGACATTGATGATGGCTGCCAAAATGAGGGACCGTAGACAATTCATGAGAGTTCTGCAGATTCTTGGCGATTGTCATTTTGCGCAATATGATTACAAAACTGCACTAAGCTACTACAACGAAGCCTTAGAGTATGGAGAATGTGAGAGTCAAATCTCTTTTGATGAAGTGTTCGACCCAAACACAATGTCGGATGATATGACTATGCATAATCAGTTGATCAGCAAGTCTGCCGAGGCACACATCAGCATGCAGCAGTATCAAAACGCTGTACACTACTTGGAACAAGCTCATGACATGCAGGAAGTTATGGGAGAGGACATCAAAGGCGACCTAATCAGCACACTCTATCAACTAGGTCACATTCATTCCATGGCTGGGGATGTGGACAAAGCCATAGAGTCGTTTGCAGAGAGCTTGGAGGTGTACAGAGAAATACACAAGGGTGAACTTGGACCAGATATGTCTGTGACCTTAGGAAACCTTGCCACAATGTGTTACGTGAAAGCATGTGTATGTGAAGACAATGAAGGAGAGCTGGAAATGATACTGGCGGCAGAAGAGCATTTTCAAAATGCTCTCAAACTAGACCAGAACCCGAGtgtttgtgtcaagtatggaaACTTCTTGTACAGTCAGGGGAATTACGACGATGCCATTATGTACTTGGAAGATGCTCTCAAGATTGAGGACATAGACATCGCGTCCGATCTCGTGTACGGAGGCCTTGACAAGGTCACCCTGCCAGACTGTTTACAGGATGAAGTAGACACACAGGAGGAGGTGGTATTACCTCCGTCAGCTTTGGCAAGATACATTCTGATTCTCTCTCACAAATATCTGCACCAAATGGATCTGGCAGAGAAACACCTCTTTCTCCTGCTGTATGAAGCTCTGGAAACTGACATTCCTATATTGTACTCAGTTTTAGGGTATTCTATGATGGAAATGGGTCTGTTTGAAGAAGCTATTTGGAGTTTTGGCATGGCAATTTCTCTGGAGAATGAATACTCGCTAGCAATAgacaactactgtacatgtttattgaTCTGGACAATGCGCACACTTCAGCGGGCGATTGAGAACATTTGCCTGTACCATGGATTATCTTGTTATGTGTATCTATACTGGTGA
- the LOC117334084 gene encoding uncharacterized protein LOC117334084 isoform X2, with the protein MSSMSRSMFHSQELRQHVFVSRPDATTQSPFAMSSTQLILPKLSLISKSASFSDSTTNNKYGYKTTTSDEAETPESDDDLMFDEKMDSGSSSSLSDSLNNALEMLNSSRLEDAEKQLLKLYQQMQEKPEDNTKILVQVLNGLADVCIRRSRMCRSNPMEWQWLCMHAISLLQYNCEVCDSELEENLDNQDTEWYTEHKLAAEIKCRPLEDSFNRALYNCLKHEGRKFMDPFRSFSFPNTPSTPSLGMFPLSSGNCFSLYPSMHDRLTGKTDNQASVDDMNVGLDWLTKFLEYCHDRIQSKNLGDIFNRLFKRKTSSSLKENNDDTASIMSESSCSSLDWDHGDLQGIDEIDPNSKDSPVPVVDNAFGFELASSDVDEDGWDFFLNDRKHCKFQSVVQVSGNSKGRKESIQNQNLLDVRASDNKYKDKEIISPLHEHSIKLTLAKSYTRLAEKLMLEEEYRKVEVLLEQVMGILDEVMDGTAGMLRFSAKVMKNLGTVKSKQGKSSAGLALLNQALETYRDLQDEESNLEIATALLELGNGYVVGKNNDDGVYDDAISAIREFFEKDFSDSESSNSSPNKSEPSSPQKTAEEEKNIEEAAHCYKEALSLLQCRESDEKDRIVVAKATMRLGDCYFMQKDYDRALECFEKSLTLFRDTTTHGREFVLENAHVMCMLGVSSFMLHIYPRAATVFELALHLVKYASVLSSTYMHGLIISFMGITFYKMKNYHRCVSMCYQAFELFCNMHGSKLPHLPRQKLWMVCQVLYVMGNSYNIISLHQKAIKYLTVARTLMMAAKMRDRRQFMRVLQILGDCHFAQYDYKTALSYYNEALEYGECESQISFDEVFDPNTMSDDMTMHNQLISKSAEAHISMQQYQNAVHYLEQAHDMQEVMGEDIKGDLISTLYQLGHIHSMAGDVDKAIESFAESLEVYREIHKGELGPDMSVTLGNLATMCYVKACVCEDNEGELEMILAAEEHFQNALKLDQNPSVCVKYGNFLYSQGNYDDAIMYLEDALKIEDIDIASDLVYGGLDKVTLPDCLQDEVDTQEEVVLPPSALARYILILSHKYLHQMDLAEKHLFLLLYEALETDIPILYSVLGYSMMEMGLFEEAIWSFGMAISLENEYSLAIDNYCTCLLIWTMRTLQRAIENICLYHGLSCYVYLYW; encoded by the exons ATGCCACAACACAAAGTCCATTCGCAATGTCTTCCACTCAGCTAATTTTACCCAAACTAAGCCTCATCAGCAAATCAGCTTCTTTCTCTGATTCAACAACTAACAACAAGTATGGATACAAGACCACTACATCGGATGAAGCAGAAACACCAGAGTCCGATGATGATTTG ATGTTCGACGAGAAGATGGATTCCGGGAGTTCTTCAAGCCTGTCCGACTCCCTCAATAATGCTCTTGAAATGCTGAACAGTTCTAGGCTTGAAGACGCCGAGAAACAACTTCTAAAACTTTATCAACAGATGCAAGAAAAACCAGAGGACAATACTAAAATCTTAGTACAGGTCTTGAACGGACTCGCTGATGTTTGTATTCGACGAAGTAGAATGTGCAGGTCCAACCCGATGGAGTGGCAATGGCTTTGTATGCATGCGATATCCCTACTTCAGTACAATTGTGAAGTATGCGACTCCGAATTGGAGGAAAACCTTGACAATCAAGACACAGAATGGTACACAGAGCACAAACTAGCTGCAGAAATCAAATGTCGTCCATTAGAAGACAGCTTCAACAGAGCACTGTATAATTGTCTCAAACACGAGGGGAGAAAATTCATGGACCCCTTCCGGTCTTTTTCGTTCCCGAACACTCCAAGTACACCATCTCTTGGAATGTTTCCGCTTTCATCGGGAAATTGCTTTAGTCTGTATCCAAGTATGCACGACCGATTAACAGGAAAAACCGACAACCAAGCCAGCGTGGATGATATGAATGTTGGTCTGGATTGGCTTACAAAATTTTTAGAGTACTGTCACGACAGAATTCAATCCAAGAACTTAGGGGATATTTTCAATAGACTTTTCAAACGTAAAACTTCCTCTTCCCTTAAGGAAAATAATGATGATACTGCAAGTATTATGTCAGAAAGTTCGTGCAGTTCTCTGGACTGGGATCATGGTGATTTACAGGGAATCGATGAAATTGATCCTAATTCCAAAGATTCGCCTGTGCCAGTGGTAGATAACGCATTCGGTTTCGAACTGGCATCGAGTGACGTAGATGAAGATGGCtgggatttttttctgaatgacAGGAAACACTGCAAGTTTCAGAGCGTCGTGCAAGTGTCTGGAAATAGTAAAGGGAGAAAGGAGAGTATACAGAACCAGAACCTGCTGGATGTGCGTGCTTCGGATAATAAGTACAAAGACAAGGAAATCATATCACCTCTTCATGAGCACAGTATAAAACTTACGTTAGCCAAATCCTACACACGGCTTGCAGAGAAGCTTATGTTAGAGGAGGAGTATAGAAAAGTCGAGGTCTTGCTGGAGCAGGTCATGGGAATATTAGATGAGGTCATGGATGGGACAGCTGGTATGTTACGTTTTAGTGCAAAAGTCATGAAAAACCTAGGAACTGTAAAATCAAAACAAGGGAAATCGTCCGCCGGTTTAGCCCTACTAAATCAGGCGCTAGAAACCTACCGTGATCTGCAAGATGAAGAATCCAATTTGGAAATAGCCACCGCCCTTCTAGAACTGGGCAACGGCTATGTGGTGGGCAAAAACAATGACGATGGTGTTTATGACGATGCAATATCTGCCATTCGCGAGTTTTTCGAGAAAGACTTTTCTGATAGTGAAAGCTCAAATTCTAGTCCAAACAAATCTGAGCCTTCGTCTCCACAAAAGACAGCGGAAGAAGAAAAGAACATTGAAGAGGCCGCACATTGCTACAAGGAAGCTCTTTCCCTCCTTCAATGTCGGGAAAGTGACGAAAAGGACAGGATAGTGGTAGCTAAAGCTACCATGAGGTTAGGTGATTGCTATTTCATGCAGAAAGACTATGATAGAGCGTTAGAATGCTTTGAAAAATCACTCACCTTGTTTCGTGACACCACAACTCACGGGAGAgaatttgttttggaaaatgctCATGTGATGTGTATGCTAGGTGTTTCAAGTTTTATGCTGCATATATATCCTAGGGCGGCTACAGTATTTGAACTAGCTCTTCATTTAGTCAAATATGCATCTGTTCTCAGCAGCACTTATATGCACGGACTTATCATATCATTTATGGGCatcacattttacaaaatgaaaaattatcacAGATGTGTCTCCATGTGCTATCAAGCGTTTGAACTTTTCTGCAATATGCACGGCAGCAAACTGCCTCATCTACCAAGGCAGAAGTTATGGATGGTCTGCCAAGTATTGTATGTCATGGGCAACTCGTACAACATTATCTCTCTTCACCAGAAAGCCATCAAATATCTTACGGTTGCACGGACATTGATGATGGCTGCCAAAATGAGGGACCGTAGACAATTCATGAGAGTTCTGCAGATTCTTGGCGATTGTCATTTTGCGCAATATGATTACAAAACTGCACTAAGCTACTACAACGAAGCCTTAGAGTATGGAGAATGTGAGAGTCAAATCTCTTTTGATGAAGTGTTCGACCCAAACACAATGTCGGATGATATGACTATGCATAATCAGTTGATCAGCAAGTCTGCCGAGGCACACATCAGCATGCAGCAGTATCAAAACGCTGTACACTACTTGGAACAAGCTCATGACATGCAGGAAGTTATGGGAGAGGACATCAAAGGCGACCTAATCAGCACACTCTATCAACTAGGTCACATTCATTCCATGGCTGGGGATGTGGACAAAGCCATAGAGTCGTTTGCAGAGAGCTTGGAGGTGTACAGAGAAATACACAAGGGTGAACTTGGACCAGATATGTCTGTGACCTTAGGAAACCTTGCCACAATGTGTTACGTGAAAGCATGTGTATGTGAAGACAATGAAGGAGAGCTGGAAATGATACTGGCGGCAGAAGAGCATTTTCAAAATGCTCTCAAACTAGACCAGAACCCGAGtgtttgtgtcaagtatggaaACTTCTTGTACAGTCAGGGGAATTACGACGATGCCATTATGTACTTGGAAGATGCTCTCAAGATTGAGGACATAGACATCGCGTCCGATCTCGTGTACGGAGGCCTTGACAAGGTCACCCTGCCAGACTGTTTACAGGATGAAGTAGACACACAGGAGGAGGTGGTATTACCTCCGTCAGCTTTGGCAAGATACATTCTGATTCTCTCTCACAAATATCTGCACCAAATGGATCTGGCAGAGAAACACCTCTTTCTCCTGCTGTATGAAGCTCTGGAAACTGACATTCCTATATTGTACTCAGTTTTAGGGTATTCTATGATGGAAATGGGTCTGTTTGAAGAAGCTATTTGGAGTTTTGGCATGGCAATTTCTCTGGAGAATGAATACTCGCTAGCAATAgacaactactgtacatgtttattgaTCTGGACAATGCGCACACTTCAGCGGGCGATTGAGAACATTTGCCTGTACCATGGATTATCTTGTTATGTGTATCTATACTGGTGA
- the LOC117334084 gene encoding uncharacterized protein LOC117334084 isoform X1, with translation MVFARKINPEDAINIYRVHIPHIQPAQLHLSQDATTQSPFAMSSTQLILPKLSLISKSASFSDSTTNNKYGYKTTTSDEAETPESDDDLMFDEKMDSGSSSSLSDSLNNALEMLNSSRLEDAEKQLLKLYQQMQEKPEDNTKILVQVLNGLADVCIRRSRMCRSNPMEWQWLCMHAISLLQYNCEVCDSELEENLDNQDTEWYTEHKLAAEIKCRPLEDSFNRALYNCLKHEGRKFMDPFRSFSFPNTPSTPSLGMFPLSSGNCFSLYPSMHDRLTGKTDNQASVDDMNVGLDWLTKFLEYCHDRIQSKNLGDIFNRLFKRKTSSSLKENNDDTASIMSESSCSSLDWDHGDLQGIDEIDPNSKDSPVPVVDNAFGFELASSDVDEDGWDFFLNDRKHCKFQSVVQVSGNSKGRKESIQNQNLLDVRASDNKYKDKEIISPLHEHSIKLTLAKSYTRLAEKLMLEEEYRKVEVLLEQVMGILDEVMDGTAGMLRFSAKVMKNLGTVKSKQGKSSAGLALLNQALETYRDLQDEESNLEIATALLELGNGYVVGKNNDDGVYDDAISAIREFFEKDFSDSESSNSSPNKSEPSSPQKTAEEEKNIEEAAHCYKEALSLLQCRESDEKDRIVVAKATMRLGDCYFMQKDYDRALECFEKSLTLFRDTTTHGREFVLENAHVMCMLGVSSFMLHIYPRAATVFELALHLVKYASVLSSTYMHGLIISFMGITFYKMKNYHRCVSMCYQAFELFCNMHGSKLPHLPRQKLWMVCQVLYVMGNSYNIISLHQKAIKYLTVARTLMMAAKMRDRRQFMRVLQILGDCHFAQYDYKTALSYYNEALEYGECESQISFDEVFDPNTMSDDMTMHNQLISKSAEAHISMQQYQNAVHYLEQAHDMQEVMGEDIKGDLISTLYQLGHIHSMAGDVDKAIESFAESLEVYREIHKGELGPDMSVTLGNLATMCYVKACVCEDNEGELEMILAAEEHFQNALKLDQNPSVCVKYGNFLYSQGNYDDAIMYLEDALKIEDIDIASDLVYGGLDKVTLPDCLQDEVDTQEEVVLPPSALARYILILSHKYLHQMDLAEKHLFLLLYEALETDIPILYSVLGYSMMEMGLFEEAIWSFGMAISLENEYSLAIDNYCTCLLIWTMRTLQRAIENICLYHGLSCYVYLYW, from the exons ATGCCACAACACAAAGTCCATTCGCAATGTCTTCCACTCAGCTAATTTTACCCAAACTAAGCCTCATCAGCAAATCAGCTTCTTTCTCTGATTCAACAACTAACAACAAGTATGGATACAAGACCACTACATCGGATGAAGCAGAAACACCAGAGTCCGATGATGATTTG ATGTTCGACGAGAAGATGGATTCCGGGAGTTCTTCAAGCCTGTCCGACTCCCTCAATAATGCTCTTGAAATGCTGAACAGTTCTAGGCTTGAAGACGCCGAGAAACAACTTCTAAAACTTTATCAACAGATGCAAGAAAAACCAGAGGACAATACTAAAATCTTAGTACAGGTCTTGAACGGACTCGCTGATGTTTGTATTCGACGAAGTAGAATGTGCAGGTCCAACCCGATGGAGTGGCAATGGCTTTGTATGCATGCGATATCCCTACTTCAGTACAATTGTGAAGTATGCGACTCCGAATTGGAGGAAAACCTTGACAATCAAGACACAGAATGGTACACAGAGCACAAACTAGCTGCAGAAATCAAATGTCGTCCATTAGAAGACAGCTTCAACAGAGCACTGTATAATTGTCTCAAACACGAGGGGAGAAAATTCATGGACCCCTTCCGGTCTTTTTCGTTCCCGAACACTCCAAGTACACCATCTCTTGGAATGTTTCCGCTTTCATCGGGAAATTGCTTTAGTCTGTATCCAAGTATGCACGACCGATTAACAGGAAAAACCGACAACCAAGCCAGCGTGGATGATATGAATGTTGGTCTGGATTGGCTTACAAAATTTTTAGAGTACTGTCACGACAGAATTCAATCCAAGAACTTAGGGGATATTTTCAATAGACTTTTCAAACGTAAAACTTCCTCTTCCCTTAAGGAAAATAATGATGATACTGCAAGTATTATGTCAGAAAGTTCGTGCAGTTCTCTGGACTGGGATCATGGTGATTTACAGGGAATCGATGAAATTGATCCTAATTCCAAAGATTCGCCTGTGCCAGTGGTAGATAACGCATTCGGTTTCGAACTGGCATCGAGTGACGTAGATGAAGATGGCtgggatttttttctgaatgacAGGAAACACTGCAAGTTTCAGAGCGTCGTGCAAGTGTCTGGAAATAGTAAAGGGAGAAAGGAGAGTATACAGAACCAGAACCTGCTGGATGTGCGTGCTTCGGATAATAAGTACAAAGACAAGGAAATCATATCACCTCTTCATGAGCACAGTATAAAACTTACGTTAGCCAAATCCTACACACGGCTTGCAGAGAAGCTTATGTTAGAGGAGGAGTATAGAAAAGTCGAGGTCTTGCTGGAGCAGGTCATGGGAATATTAGATGAGGTCATGGATGGGACAGCTGGTATGTTACGTTTTAGTGCAAAAGTCATGAAAAACCTAGGAACTGTAAAATCAAAACAAGGGAAATCGTCCGCCGGTTTAGCCCTACTAAATCAGGCGCTAGAAACCTACCGTGATCTGCAAGATGAAGAATCCAATTTGGAAATAGCCACCGCCCTTCTAGAACTGGGCAACGGCTATGTGGTGGGCAAAAACAATGACGATGGTGTTTATGACGATGCAATATCTGCCATTCGCGAGTTTTTCGAGAAAGACTTTTCTGATAGTGAAAGCTCAAATTCTAGTCCAAACAAATCTGAGCCTTCGTCTCCACAAAAGACAGCGGAAGAAGAAAAGAACATTGAAGAGGCCGCACATTGCTACAAGGAAGCTCTTTCCCTCCTTCAATGTCGGGAAAGTGACGAAAAGGACAGGATAGTGGTAGCTAAAGCTACCATGAGGTTAGGTGATTGCTATTTCATGCAGAAAGACTATGATAGAGCGTTAGAATGCTTTGAAAAATCACTCACCTTGTTTCGTGACACCACAACTCACGGGAGAgaatttgttttggaaaatgctCATGTGATGTGTATGCTAGGTGTTTCAAGTTTTATGCTGCATATATATCCTAGGGCGGCTACAGTATTTGAACTAGCTCTTCATTTAGTCAAATATGCATCTGTTCTCAGCAGCACTTATATGCACGGACTTATCATATCATTTATGGGCatcacattttacaaaatgaaaaattatcacAGATGTGTCTCCATGTGCTATCAAGCGTTTGAACTTTTCTGCAATATGCACGGCAGCAAACTGCCTCATCTACCAAGGCAGAAGTTATGGATGGTCTGCCAAGTATTGTATGTCATGGGCAACTCGTACAACATTATCTCTCTTCACCAGAAAGCCATCAAATATCTTACGGTTGCACGGACATTGATGATGGCTGCCAAAATGAGGGACCGTAGACAATTCATGAGAGTTCTGCAGATTCTTGGCGATTGTCATTTTGCGCAATATGATTACAAAACTGCACTAAGCTACTACAACGAAGCCTTAGAGTATGGAGAATGTGAGAGTCAAATCTCTTTTGATGAAGTGTTCGACCCAAACACAATGTCGGATGATATGACTATGCATAATCAGTTGATCAGCAAGTCTGCCGAGGCACACATCAGCATGCAGCAGTATCAAAACGCTGTACACTACTTGGAACAAGCTCATGACATGCAGGAAGTTATGGGAGAGGACATCAAAGGCGACCTAATCAGCACACTCTATCAACTAGGTCACATTCATTCCATGGCTGGGGATGTGGACAAAGCCATAGAGTCGTTTGCAGAGAGCTTGGAGGTGTACAGAGAAATACACAAGGGTGAACTTGGACCAGATATGTCTGTGACCTTAGGAAACCTTGCCACAATGTGTTACGTGAAAGCATGTGTATGTGAAGACAATGAAGGAGAGCTGGAAATGATACTGGCGGCAGAAGAGCATTTTCAAAATGCTCTCAAACTAGACCAGAACCCGAGtgtttgtgtcaagtatggaaACTTCTTGTACAGTCAGGGGAATTACGACGATGCCATTATGTACTTGGAAGATGCTCTCAAGATTGAGGACATAGACATCGCGTCCGATCTCGTGTACGGAGGCCTTGACAAGGTCACCCTGCCAGACTGTTTACAGGATGAAGTAGACACACAGGAGGAGGTGGTATTACCTCCGTCAGCTTTGGCAAGATACATTCTGATTCTCTCTCACAAATATCTGCACCAAATGGATCTGGCAGAGAAACACCTCTTTCTCCTGCTGTATGAAGCTCTGGAAACTGACATTCCTATATTGTACTCAGTTTTAGGGTATTCTATGATGGAAATGGGTCTGTTTGAAGAAGCTATTTGGAGTTTTGGCATGGCAATTTCTCTGGAGAATGAATACTCGCTAGCAATAgacaactactgtacatgtttattgaTCTGGACAATGCGCACACTTCAGCGGGCGATTGAGAACATTTGCCTGTACCATGGATTATCTTGTTATGTGTATCTATACTGGTGA